In the genome of Deinococcus hopiensis KR-140, the window TCAGCTTCCCAGGTTTGAGCAGCACGGCGTCCCGGATGCCCATCTTGCCGATGTCATGCAGCAGCGCACCCCGGCGGACATGAATCAGATTCTCGGACGAGACGCCCAGGTGTTGGCAGAGTGCCACGGTCATCTCGGTGACCCGCCTGGAATGACCCTCTGTCTCTTTGTCGCGCAGGTCGAGCGCCCTGGCCCAGCCTTCGATGGTCTCGTCGTACGCCAGGCGCAGTTCCAAGTTCTTGCGCTCGATCGCGGTGAAAAGCTGCGCGTTTTCCACCGCGATCGCCGCTTGACTGGCCAGGGTTTCAAACATCTCGAGCCACGTGGGGGTGAGGGTCAAGGCCTGCCGCTGGAGGACTTCAACGACGCCCATGACCTTTCCTTTGCTGATCAGCGGCACAGCGTAGTACGCCGTCAGCCCTTCACGCTCAAAGAGGTTCTTCTCGTCGGAGGTCAGAGGCACGCCGCTCAAGTCCAGTGCGCTGAGTGGCGTTCCACTCAACGCGACCTGACCAGCCAGGCGGACACCGAGCTTTACGGCAGAGCCCTGCAGGATGCCCGGGGAGAGCCCACGGACGGCGGCGTACTCGAGGGTCAGCGTGTCGCGGTCGAGAAGCAGGGCTGTGGCGGCGTCCGCACCGAGTTGCTGACAGATATTGTCCAGCACCAGGCTTAGCGTCATGGTGAGATTGGCACTCGACGCGATGGCCTGATCGATCTCTCTTAAACCAGTGACGTGACGCAGTTGTTGGTGAAGGTCAGCGTTCAGGGTCCGGATCTCCTGCTCCGCAGCAAGCCGGGCACTGATGTCGTGGGTGATGTTGGCGACGCCCATTACTTGGCCAGTTGCATCGAGCACAGGGGAGGCCGTTGTCGACACCGGTACCCGGCGACCGTCTTTGGTCCTGCGGACCGTCTCGAGGGCTTCGACGCGTTCTCCCTGCCGTCCCCGGCTCAGCATCTCGGCTTCCTCAGTATGGAGTTCTGGGGGGACGATCAGGTCCAGCGCCTGACCGATGGCTTCGGCCTTCGTGTATCCGTACAATTTCTCGGCACCCATGTTCCACGACCGAATGGTGTTGTCGAGGCCGACCCCGACGATGGCGTTGTGGCTGGCCTCGACGATGGCGGCCAGGAACGCCTGGTCCTCCTCGGCCGCTTTGCGCTGGGTGACGTCGCGTCCCACCCCGTAGACCAGTGGATGGTCGGGAATGGCCGCAGCGTTCCACTCCAGCCAGACCGTATGCCCGTCTTTATGGAGGTAGCGGTTCTGGAACACAAATGCGGCTGGTCCCTCTGCCGCCCCTTGCTGAATCATGCGGGCCCCCTGGGCGTAGGTCCTGGCACGGTCATCGGGATGCACGAAGGCGGTGTGGGGGCGGCCGATCATCTCTTCGGGCGTGTAGCCCAGGATGCGCCCACACGCTGCATTGACGCTGATAATCCTGGCCCCCAGGCCGGACGTCGTGATGAGGTCCTGCGACAGGTCCAGCGTGCGTTGCAGCTCGGCCGCGACGTGTCGGTAACGCGCCTCGCTGGCCCGCTGCGCCTCTTCGGCGGCCTTGCGGTCGGTGATGTCACGGGCCACGCTGTAGATTTGCGGGTCTCCCGGAACGATGGTCGCGTTCCACTCCAGCCAGATGGTGTGCCCGTCCT includes:
- a CDS encoding PAS domain S-box protein, encoding MTFRLPSSADLHLLSHTLGACAIGVVISDAQREDHPIVYANRAFERLTGYTTGEVLGLNCRFLQRQDRDQAGLTEIRQAVAGGASTTATLRNYRKDGSLFYNELTLSPVHDASGTLTHYVGFQNDVTAREEARQQLTSTLERITDGVVSFDAHLNYIYLNAAAARIAGKRPEELIGRNMLMTFPDIVDSAVVQAIQQAKETGTAQTAVSYLEPFGKWIEITAYPSEDGVSVFTRDVTQQRQAEEERLANEARLREVAAELQRTLNLSLDMIMTSGPQARVINVNAASQRILGYTPEELIGRSFLELIHPEDRTAAYAEGAAMTQEAKAGRQATTVFQNRYLHKDGHTIWLEWNATIVPGDPQIYSVARDITDRKAAEEAQRASEARYRHVAAELQRTLDLSQDLITTSGLGARIISVNAACGRILGYTPEEMIGRPHTAFVHPDDRARTYAQGARMIQQGAAEGPAAFVFQNRYLHKDGHTVWLEWNAAAIPDHPLVYGVGRDVTQRKAAEEDQAFLAAIVEASHNAIVGVGLDNTIRSWNMGAEKLYGYTKAEAIGQALDLIVPPELHTEEAEMLSRGRQGERVEALETVRRTKDGRRVPVSTTASPVLDATGQVMGVANITHDISARLAAEQEIRTLNADLHQQLRHVTGLREIDQAIASSANLTMTLSLVLDNICQQLGADAATALLLDRDTLTLEYAAVRGLSPGILQGSAVKLGVRLAGQVALSGTPLSALDLSGVPLTSDEKNLFEREGLTAYYAVPLISKGKVMGVVEVLQRQALTLTPTWLEMFETLASQAAIAVENAQLFTAIERKNLELRLAYDETIEGWARALDLRDKETEGHSRRVTEMTVALCQHLGVSSENLIHVRRGALLHDIGKMGIRDAVLLKPGKLTDEEWMEMRKHPSYAVELLSPIKFLRPALDIPEYHHEKWDGSGYPRGLKGEVIPLTARAFAVVDVYDALTSDRPYRAAWSKARALTHIRSSAGTHFDPQIVEAFVQLLR